A genomic window from Arthrobacter sp. FW305-BF8 includes:
- the ribB gene encoding 3,4-dihydroxy-2-butanone-4-phosphate synthase — protein sequence MAAGKPVLVVDNEDRENEGDIIFAAQHATPALMGWTIRYSSGVICVPLDGARADALELPPMVEVNQDAKGTAYTVSCDAATGVSTGISATDRALTARVIADPQSGPDTLTRPGHIFPLRAVNGGVRERPGHTEAAVDLCRLAGLEPVGVIAEVVYDDGEMMRLDGLRVFAAEHGCPLISIEDLVAYLGADHRVSSQESSLEVSPAGEGETR from the coding sequence ATGGCGGCCGGCAAGCCTGTCCTCGTGGTGGACAACGAGGACCGGGAAAACGAAGGCGACATCATCTTCGCCGCCCAGCACGCCACGCCCGCGCTCATGGGCTGGACCATCCGGTACAGTTCCGGCGTCATCTGCGTGCCGCTTGACGGTGCCCGGGCGGACGCGCTGGAACTGCCGCCCATGGTGGAAGTCAACCAGGATGCGAAGGGCACGGCCTACACCGTGTCCTGCGACGCCGCCACCGGCGTAAGCACCGGCATCTCCGCCACCGACCGGGCGCTCACCGCCCGCGTCATTGCCGATCCGCAGAGCGGCCCGGACACGCTGACCCGCCCCGGGCATATTTTCCCGTTGCGGGCCGTTAATGGGGGAGTGCGTGAACGCCCCGGCCACACCGAAGCGGCCGTCGACCTCTGCCGGCTTGCCGGTCTGGAGCCGGTGGGCGTGATCGCCGAAGTGGTGTACGACGACGGTGAGATGATGCGGTTGGACGGACTCCGGGTTTTCGCTGCCGAGCATGGCTGCCCCTTGATCTCGATTGAGGACCTGGTTGCCTATCTGGGAGCTGACCACCGTGTATCTTCACAGGAGAGCAGTTTGGAAGTCAGTCCGGCCGGAGAAGGGGAAACACGATGA